The Enterococcus sp. 7F3_DIV0205 genome has a window encoding:
- the gyrB gene encoding DNA topoisomerase (ATP-hydrolyzing) subunit B: MTEEEKNMKERAQEYDASQIQVLEGLEAVRKRPGMYIGSTSSEGLHHLVWEIVDNSIDEALAGFASSIQVIIEEDNSITVVDDGRGIPVGIQAKTGRPAVETVFTVLHAGGKFGGGGYKVSGGLHGVGSSVVNALSTTLDVKVYKEGKIYFQEFHQGAVKDDLKVIGDTDRHGTTVHFVPDPEIFTETTIFNFDKLATRVRELAFLNKGLKISIEDKREEKPVLKEYHYEGGIKSYVEHLNANKDVLFPEPVFIEGEQQDIIVEVSMQYTDGYHTNLLSFANNIHTYEGGTHESGFKTSLTRVINDYARKQKIMKENDENLTGEDVREGLTAVISIKHPEPQFEGQTKTKLGNSEVRTVTDRLFSEYFNKFLMENPTVGKQIVEKGLLASKARMAAKRAREVTRRKGALEISNLPGKLADCSSKDPEKCEIFIVEGDSAGGSAKQGRSREFQAILPIRGKILNVEKASMDKILANEEIRSLFTAMGTGFGADFDVSKARYHKLVIMTDADVDGAHIRTLLLTLFYRFMRPVVEAGYVYIAQPPLYGVKQGKNITYVQPGKNAEEELAQVLESLPASPKPSVQRYKGLGEMDDHQLWETTMDPEKRLMSRVSVDDAIEADQIFEMLMGDRVEPRRAFIEENAHYVKNLDI, translated from the coding sequence ATGACAGAAGAAGAAAAAAACATGAAAGAACGTGCACAAGAATATGATGCCAGTCAGATTCAGGTATTAGAAGGTCTTGAAGCGGTTCGTAAACGTCCTGGTATGTACATAGGATCGACGAGTTCAGAAGGTTTGCATCACTTAGTTTGGGAGATCGTTGATAATTCGATCGATGAGGCTTTGGCAGGCTTTGCGTCAAGTATCCAAGTAATTATTGAAGAAGATAACAGCATCACTGTTGTCGATGATGGTCGTGGAATCCCAGTCGGTATCCAAGCTAAAACAGGGAGACCAGCTGTAGAAACAGTATTCACCGTTCTACATGCCGGAGGAAAATTCGGCGGTGGCGGATATAAAGTTTCCGGAGGACTTCACGGGGTAGGTTCTTCTGTTGTTAATGCTTTATCAACAACATTAGATGTAAAAGTCTACAAAGAAGGAAAAATTTACTTCCAAGAGTTCCATCAAGGTGCCGTCAAAGATGATCTAAAAGTGATTGGCGATACAGACCGTCATGGTACAACGGTTCACTTTGTTCCAGATCCAGAAATTTTTACAGAAACAACGATTTTTAATTTTGATAAATTAGCAACACGTGTAAGAGAATTAGCGTTCTTGAATAAAGGATTAAAAATCTCTATTGAAGATAAACGTGAAGAAAAACCTGTCTTGAAAGAATATCACTATGAAGGCGGGATCAAGAGTTACGTGGAACACTTGAACGCGAATAAAGATGTGCTGTTCCCTGAACCTGTTTTCATTGAAGGAGAACAACAAGACATCATCGTTGAAGTATCGATGCAATATACAGATGGTTACCATACTAACTTACTAAGTTTCGCCAACAACATCCATACGTATGAAGGCGGAACACATGAATCAGGTTTTAAAACGTCATTGACGCGTGTCATCAATGATTATGCTCGTAAACAAAAGATCATGAAAGAAAATGACGAAAACCTAACAGGGGAAGATGTTCGTGAAGGATTAACAGCTGTTATTTCTATCAAGCATCCAGAACCTCAATTTGAAGGACAAACTAAAACAAAACTAGGAAATTCAGAAGTTCGTACGGTTACAGACCGTTTATTCTCTGAGTATTTCAATAAATTCTTGATGGAAAACCCAACTGTTGGGAAACAAATCGTAGAAAAAGGTCTATTGGCTTCAAAAGCCCGTATGGCTGCTAAACGAGCACGTGAAGTAACTCGTCGTAAAGGTGCACTTGAAATCAGTAATTTACCAGGTAAATTAGCCGATTGTTCAAGTAAAGATCCTGAAAAATGCGAAATCTTTATCGTCGAAGGAGATTCGGCCGGTGGATCAGCAAAACAAGGCCGTAGCCGTGAATTTCAAGCGATTTTACCAATTCGTGGGAAAATCTTGAATGTTGAAAAAGCTAGCATGGATAAAATTTTAGCGAATGAAGAAATCCGTTCATTATTTACAGCGATGGGAACAGGTTTTGGGGCTGATTTTGATGTATCAAAAGCTCGTTACCACAAACTAGTGATCATGACCGATGCCGATGTCGATGGTGCACATATTCGTACGCTGTTATTGACATTGTTCTATCGTTTCATGCGTCCAGTTGTTGAAGCGGGATACGTCTATATCGCTCAACCACCTTTATATGGGGTCAAACAAGGAAAAAATATCACATACGTTCAACCAGGGAAGAATGCTGAGGAAGAACTCGCTCAAGTTTTAGAGAGCCTACCAGCTAGTCCAAAACCAAGTGTTCAACGTTATAAAGGTCTTGGAGAGATGGATGATCATCAATTATGGGAAACAACCATGGATCCTGAAAAACGTTTGATGTCACGTGTCAGTGTTGATGATGCAATCGAAGCCGATCAAATTTTTGAAATGTTGATGGGAGACCGTGTTGAACCACGCCGAGCATTTATTGAAGAAAATGCCCATTACGTGAAAAATCTAGATATTTAA
- the gyrA gene encoding DNA gyrase subunit A → MSEEMKENIQDVNLTSEMKESFIDYAMSVIVARALPDVRDGLKPVHRRILYGMNELGVTPDKPHKKSARIVGDVMGKYHPHGDSSIYEAMVRMAQPFSYRSMLVDGHGNFGSVDGDGAAAMRYTEARMSKIALEMLRDINKNTVDFHGNYDDSEQEPDVLPARFPNLLVNGTTGIAVGMATNIPPHNLAEVIEAASLLMENPEATTNELMEVLPGPDFPTGGLVMGKSGIRRAYETGRGSITIRAKVEIVDMPNGKERILVSELPYMVNKARLIERISELHREKRIEGITDLRDESSREGMRIVIDVRRDVSASVILNNLYKMTALQTSFGFNMLAIEKGIPKILSLKEILENYIEHQKEVITRRTEFDKKKAEARAHILEGLRIALDHIDEIIAIIRNSKADDEAKAALIERFEFSDRQAQAILDMRLRRLTGLERDKIENEYQELLKLIADLNDILARPERVIEIIKTELGEIHDKYGDARRTELLVGEVLSLEDEDLIEEAEVVITLTNNGYIKRMANSEFRAQRRGGRGVQGMGVHDDDFVKNLVSCSTHDTLLFFTNNGKVYRAKGYEIPEYGRTAKGIPVINMLGIDSSEKIQAIIAVEGQAEEGHYLFFTTRKGTVKRTAVKAFSNIRSNGLIAIGLKEDDELVNVVLTNGEQNMIIGTHNGYSVTFAETAVRDMGRTASGVRGIRLREDDYVVGASLLDADTEVLVLTENGYGKRTKASEYPVKGRGGKGIKTANITAKNGPLAGLTTVRGDEDILVITNKGVIIRFNVDSVSQTGRATLGVRLMRMEDDAKVVTMAVVEPEPDEIVEEVESVETTVIETETLDTDTTTEE, encoded by the coding sequence ATGAGTGAAGAAATGAAAGAGAACATTCAAGACGTCAATCTGACCAGTGAAATGAAAGAATCCTTCATTGATTATGCGATGAGCGTTATTGTGGCGCGTGCGTTACCGGATGTTCGTGATGGGTTAAAACCAGTTCATCGTCGTATTTTATATGGGATGAATGAGTTAGGTGTAACACCTGATAAACCGCATAAAAAATCCGCTCGTATCGTTGGGGATGTTATGGGTAAGTATCATCCACATGGTGATTCATCTATTTATGAAGCAATGGTACGGATGGCTCAACCATTTAGTTACCGCAGTATGCTCGTTGATGGACACGGAAACTTCGGTTCTGTCGACGGCGACGGTGCCGCTGCCATGCGTTATACCGAAGCGAGAATGAGTAAGATTGCGCTGGAGATGCTACGTGATATCAATAAAAATACAGTTGATTTTCATGGAAACTATGATGACTCAGAACAAGAGCCAGATGTACTACCAGCACGTTTTCCTAACCTTTTGGTGAATGGAACAACAGGGATCGCTGTAGGGATGGCAACCAATATTCCGCCTCATAATTTAGCAGAAGTTATTGAAGCTGCAAGTTTGTTGATGGAAAATCCAGAAGCAACAACGAATGAATTAATGGAAGTATTACCTGGACCAGATTTCCCTACGGGTGGTTTAGTTATGGGTAAATCAGGTATCCGCCGTGCCTATGAAACAGGTCGAGGTTCGATCACGATTCGTGCAAAAGTTGAGATCGTTGATATGCCAAACGGCAAAGAACGTATTCTAGTTTCAGAGCTGCCATACATGGTCAACAAAGCGCGCTTGATTGAACGGATTTCAGAATTACATCGTGAAAAAAGAATCGAAGGAATCACTGATTTACGAGATGAATCCTCTCGTGAAGGAATGCGTATCGTTATCGATGTTCGTCGTGATGTGAGTGCTTCTGTTATCTTGAATAATCTGTATAAGATGACGGCATTACAAACTTCTTTTGGGTTTAATATGTTGGCAATCGAAAAAGGAATTCCTAAAATTCTAAGCTTGAAAGAAATTCTTGAAAATTATATAGAACACCAAAAAGAAGTCATTACACGTCGTACAGAATTTGATAAGAAAAAAGCTGAAGCACGTGCTCATATCTTAGAAGGTTTGAGAATTGCTTTAGATCACATTGATGAGATCATCGCAATTATCCGAAATTCAAAAGCAGATGATGAAGCAAAAGCCGCTTTAATCGAACGTTTTGAATTTTCTGATCGTCAAGCACAAGCGATTTTAGATATGCGTTTACGCCGTTTAACAGGTTTGGAACGCGATAAGATCGAAAATGAGTACCAAGAATTATTGAAATTAATTGCTGATTTGAATGATATTTTAGCGCGTCCAGAACGTGTTATTGAGATCATCAAAACAGAACTTGGTGAGATTCATGATAAATATGGTGATGCTCGTCGTACAGAATTATTAGTCGGTGAAGTTCTAAGTCTAGAAGATGAAGACTTGATCGAAGAAGCTGAAGTTGTTATCACACTAACAAACAATGGCTATATCAAGCGTATGGCGAATAGTGAATTTAGAGCACAACGCCGTGGTGGTCGTGGTGTTCAAGGAATGGGTGTTCATGATGATGATTTCGTGAAAAACCTTGTTTCTTGTTCAACCCATGATACGTTATTATTCTTTACGAATAACGGGAAAGTTTACCGTGCTAAAGGATATGAGATTCCTGAATATGGTAGAACGGCTAAAGGAATTCCAGTGATCAACATGCTAGGGATCGACTCTAGTGAGAAGATCCAAGCGATCATCGCTGTTGAAGGACAAGCAGAAGAAGGACATTATCTATTCTTTACGACTCGTAAAGGTACCGTTAAACGTACAGCAGTTAAGGCATTCTCTAACATTAGAAGTAATGGTTTGATTGCGATTGGTCTAAAAGAAGATGATGAGCTAGTCAATGTTGTCTTAACCAATGGTGAACAAAACATGATCATCGGAACGCATAACGGTTATTCTGTGACATTTGCTGAAACAGCGGTTCGTGATATGGGCCGTACAGCATCAGGTGTGCGTGGTATTCGTCTAAGAGAAGATGACTACGTCGTAGGAGCCTCTTTATTGGACGCTGACACGGAAGTACTGGTGTTGACGGAAAATGGTTACGGTAAGCGGACAAAAGCCTCTGAGTACCCTGTGAAGGGCCGTGGCGGTAAAGGAATCAAGACAGCTAACATTACAGCGAAAAACGGACCACTAGCAGGACTTACTACCGTTCGTGGTGATGAAGATATTCTAGTGATCACCAATAAAGGTGTAATTATTCGTTTCAATGTCGATTCAGTTTCTCAAACAGGACGTGCCACATTAGGTGTTCGTTTGATGAGAATGGAAGATGATGCAAAAGTTGTAACGATGGCCGTTGTTGAGCCAGAACCAGACGAAATCGTTGAAGAAGTTGAAAGTGTGGAAACAACAGTGATTGAAACTGAGACGCTAGATACAGATACAACAACAGAAGAATAA
- a CDS encoding MurR/RpiR family transcriptional regulator, whose product MKNHYLDQRIRIKRPSLSITEKKISEYLVQSEALLTQMTLENLANEIGVSQSSVYQFVKNIGYSGFQEFKIDIARNSNYQPTFQNINSVNGADDILPDDNSIDIAKKVLQANIYSLSNATQFLTKELLDNVLALMYSAKTLHFFGQGGSSIVAFDSFHKFIRTKYRCNYIFDYHMQLSFVTKLTSEDCVFIFSHSGKTKESINLARQVKKTEAKLITLTGNSGSELAGLSDEAIIVVTEEGLFRAESLASRISYLTVMDILYTNIMYHNFDQNADSLKKIRYNISTT is encoded by the coding sequence ATGAAAAATCATTACCTTGACCAGCGAATTCGGATAAAACGACCAAGTTTAAGTATTACAGAAAAAAAAATTTCAGAGTATCTTGTTCAATCAGAAGCATTATTGACTCAGATGACGTTAGAAAATCTAGCGAATGAAATCGGTGTTTCTCAATCTTCCGTTTATCAATTCGTTAAAAACATTGGCTATTCTGGTTTTCAGGAATTTAAGATTGATATTGCTCGAAATTCCAATTATCAACCGACCTTTCAGAACATCAATTCCGTCAATGGCGCAGATGATATTTTACCAGATGATAATAGTATCGATATTGCCAAAAAGGTCTTACAAGCCAATATATATTCATTAAGTAATGCCACGCAGTTTTTAACGAAAGAGTTATTGGACAATGTTTTGGCACTAATGTATTCTGCGAAAACCTTACACTTTTTTGGACAAGGTGGCTCTTCTATTGTTGCTTTTGACAGTTTTCATAAGTTTATTCGCACCAAATATCGGTGTAATTATATCTTTGACTATCATATGCAGTTAAGCTTTGTTACTAAGCTGACTAGTGAAGATTGTGTGTTTATTTTTTCTCACTCTGGCAAGACAAAGGAATCCATTAACCTAGCTCGGCAGGTAAAAAAAACCGAGGCAAAACTTATCACTTTAACCGGCAACAGTGGTTCAGAATTAGCTGGATTATCAGATGAAGCTATTATCGTTGTAACGGAAGAAGGACTATTTCGTGCTGAATCATTAGCTTCTAGAATCAGTTATTTAACCGTTATGGATATCCTATACACCAATATTATGTATCATAATTTTGATCAAAATGCCGATTCTTTAAAAAAGATTCGCTACAATATTAGTACTACGTAG